From Streptomyces fungicidicus, one genomic window encodes:
- a CDS encoding TetR family transcriptional regulator, with amino-acid sequence MGEIGLRERKKLRTYRTVSDTAIRLFLERGFDAVSVAEVAAAAEISKPTLFRYFPAKEDLVLYRIADHEGEAARVAAEGPAPVEALRRHFLDGLRRGDPVTGLSDDPDVLAFHALLYGTPALVARLHGHLERSEEALAEALGGGLGARLAAGQITAVRRILAQENWRRIAAGERAGEVRGDAVAAAERAFGVLARALPPLLGEAQ; translated from the coding sequence ATGGGTGAGATCGGGCTGCGGGAGCGGAAGAAGCTGCGGACGTACCGGACCGTGTCGGACACCGCCATCAGGCTCTTCCTGGAGCGGGGCTTCGACGCGGTGTCCGTCGCGGAGGTGGCGGCCGCGGCCGAGATCTCCAAGCCGACGCTCTTCCGGTACTTCCCGGCCAAGGAGGACCTGGTCCTGTACCGGATCGCCGACCACGAGGGCGAGGCGGCCAGGGTGGCCGCGGAGGGTCCGGCGCCCGTGGAGGCGTTGCGGCGGCACTTCCTGGACGGCCTTCGGCGGGGCGATCCGGTCACCGGGCTCAGCGACGATCCCGACGTGCTCGCCTTCCACGCGCTGCTCTACGGCACGCCGGCGCTGGTCGCGCGGCTGCACGGCCATCTGGAGCGGTCCGAGGAGGCGCTGGCCGAGGCGCTCGGGGGCGGCCTCGGCGCGCGGCTGGCGGCGGGGCAGATCACCGCCGTGCGGCGGATCCTCGCGCAGGAGAACTGGCGGCGGATCGCGGCGGGGGAGCGGGCCGGCGAGGTGCGGGGCGACGCGGTGGCGGCGGCCGAGCGGGCGTTCGGGGTGCTGGCGCGGGCACTGCCGCCGCTCCTGGGTGAAGCTCAGTAA